TTAGTCATTATTTGTTTTGACTTTTATAAGGTATGAATCATTGATTGTCACGAATCGGTTTAACTTTTTTAACAGATTTTAATCATAGTCATTGACCTTGAAATAGtcgattgaagaaggacTATCAGTCAAAGAACCTCAATATAATAAGTGAAGAATTCATGAATAGTCTTCTAAGTGCACAAAGGCTTGTCCATCTAGCCCAATTTCATCCGAAATTGAGGAACATATGGTATCTGTTAGCCGCAGTGACATTCAGTGTCTGCAATCAACCGCAAGAGATACCCAAGGTGTATCATTATGCCATGATGCTGAATAGTGATGTCgagaagaaggatttaAATCGCCTTGCAGAGAAGACAATTGATCTTTTACGCAAAGAGGCTACACAGCTGCGGTCGTCGATCGACGAAACTTATCCTAGACCTACACCATTCCAAAGGCAACTTACTGAAAGGTTTAGAGAGGCTTTTGTTAAGTCAGGACCACTTGGAGGACTGCCCAAGGCTATCAATGTTCTTAcaacattgaaagaagtgaCACCCACTGTTTTGATACCGTCAACTAAGGAGCTAGATCCATTCCAAGCAGCCGCTGGAAACCAACCATGTTATTTAAATGTCGGGAGAGCTTGCGAAAGTGCTGAGCAAACTACGAAGAGAGGCATAGAGCATTGGAATCATGTTTATAGTAAAGTGTCGAAGAGAGTGGTCAATAACTTAAACTCTACTTATCCGGACCTATGGTACTACACTCTGGCTCACGTATATGGGCCACTTCTCTCTTACGATGAGATCCTTTCGGCACAAGAAACCAGTTTAATAATCATTGCCTCGCTTGTACCTCAGGACGTGAACCCTCAGCTTCGCGGACACCTTAAAGGTGCAGTCAACATGGGTTGCGATCAGGAAACTGTTGAGGCAGCTAGAAATCTG
The window above is part of the Torulaspora delbrueckii CBS 1146 chromosome 3, complete genome genome. Proteins encoded here:
- the PXP2 gene encoding Pxp2p (similar to Saccharomyces cerevisiae YJR111C; ancestral locus Anc_7.490); amino-acid sequence: MNSLLSAQRLVHLAQFHPKLRNIWYLLAAVTFSVCNQPQEIPKVYHYAMMLNSDVEKKDLNRLAEKTIDLLRKEATQLRSSIDETYPRPTPFQRQLTERFREAFVKSGPLGGLPKAINVLTTLKEVTPTVLIPSTKELDPFQAAAGNQPCYLNVGRACESAEQTTKRGIEHWNHVYSKVSKRVVNNLNSTYPDLWYYTLAHVYGPLLSYDEILSAQETSLIIIASLVPQDVNPQLRGHLKGAVNMGCDQETVEAARNLAVIVSQWCGVSWKSGVVKL